The genomic stretch AGATCGAGGACCGCTTCGACCTGCACGCCGTCGACATCTACGGCTTGTCCGAGGTGATCGGTCCCGGCGTGGCCAATGAGTGCGTGGAGAGCAAGGACGGCCTGCACGTCTGGGAGGACCACTTCTATCCGGAGACGGTGGACCCGTTCACCGGGGAGCCTGCGGACGCGGGCGAGCTGGTGCTCACGAGCCTCACCAAGGAGGCCATGCCGGTCATCCGCTACCGCACGCGCGATCTGACCAGGTTGCTGCCGGGCACCGCGAGGCCGGCGTTCCGGCGTATGGAGAAGGTGACGGGCCGCACGGACGACATGATCATCCTGCGCGGCGTGAACGTGTTCCCGACCCAGATCGAGGAGCTCGTGCTGCGGGTGCCGGGCCTGTCACCGCACTTCCAGCTGCACCTGACCCGCCCGGAGCGGCTCGACCTGATGACCGTCAAGGTCGAGGCGCGACCAGACGTCCACAACCCGAGTGAGGCTGCCGAGGCCCTGCGCAAGGCGGTCAAGGACACCGTCGGCGTGCGCGTGGAGGTCGAGGTGGTGGATCCGGCGACGCTGGAGCGGTCGGTGGGGAAGCTGAGACGGGTCATCGACTCTCGTCAGGATAATTAGGCATATGGTTACCCCCACCTCCACCCGTTCGCGCAGGCGCGGGCACGATCCCGAGTCGGTGTTGTCGATCGCCGTGGGCGTCTTCAACGAGCGCGGTTACGACGGGACGAGCATGGAGGACCTGGCCAGGGCGCTCGGCGTGACCAAGTCGGCGATCTACTACCACGTGCCGGGCAAGGAGCAACTGCTGGCGCGGGCGCTCGACCGGGCGCTGGACGGGCTGTTCGAGCTGGCCACCGACGAGCGGGCGGCGACGGGCCCGGCCATCGACCGGCTGGAGTGGGTCGTGCGGCAGAGCGTGCGGCTGCTCATCGACCGGCTGCCGTACGTGACGCTGCTGCTGCGGGTACGCGGCAACAGCCCGACGGAGCAGGCGGCACTGGAGCGGCGTCAGGAGTTCGACGTCTTCGTCGGCGGGCTGGTCAGGGAGGCGGCGGACGAGGGAGGCATCCGGCCGGACGTGGATCCGGCGCTGCTGACGCGGCTGTTGTTCGGCACGGTCAACTCGATCGCGGAGTGGTATCGGACGGCACCGGGCGCCTCGGCGGAGGACCTGGCCGATGCGCTGGTCAAGATGGCTTTCGGCGGCCTACGGCGTTAACTGGTCGCGGCGCGGCGGCGGGGGAAGTTTGCCACGCAGGTCGTTGCGTACGGCCTCGGCCAGCCTTTTGGTGGCGGCCCTGTTGAGCGCGCCGCCGGCGACCGCCCCGGTGAGGAACGGGCCGAGCGTGGTCAGGTGGCGGCCGAGGGTGCGCAGGAGGCGGTTGCGCAGGGCCGTCTTGGCGGCCGCGCCGAACGCGAGCGAAACGGACGCGGGAGCGAGGGGGTCGATGCCGCGTTGTTTCGCCCAGGCGGAGGTGAACACGACGGCGCGCTGGGTGCCGGTGCCTTCGACGCGTACGCCGTAGACCTCGTGCAGCTCGGCGAGGAGCTTCACCTCGATGGCGGCGACGACGATGGTCTCGGCGACGAGCTGAGCGGGGGCGGAGAGCAGAAGGGGCGGTGCGGCGAACTCGGCCGCCGCGAGCGCTCCGCCGATGGCGCCCACCGTCATCGTGGCCTTCTGCGCGGTGCGCACCAGGTCGTCGGCGAGTTGCTCGCCGGTCAGGCCGTGATGATGCTCGGACAGGGTGTGCAGATCGCGGATCGGAATGCGCGGCGCGATGTTGAGGAAGACGTCAGCCAGCCAGCGCCCCCGGCCCGCGCCGGACGCGCGTGCCCTTTTCGCACCGGCCGACAGGGCTTGAGCTAGTCGGCCGAGCAGCCTGCGCCGCTCGGCCGGCTCGAGCTCACCGGACTCGGTGAGCCTGCCTACGAGCTCGCCGACCTCCTTGTCGGGGTCGGCGATCTCGTTGCCTGATTGTTGACGGTCCTTCTCCGGTACGCCCACGCGATGCCTCCGTCCTCATGGTCGACCGCTCAGGGTTCGCCGGCTCGTTGTCTCGCTGTCGTACCCTGAGCCACGGCGATCAGGCGGCGCACTCCCGGCAGACCTGCTGGCCGTTCTTCTCGGAGGCCAGCTGGCTGCGGTGATGCACCAGGAAGCAGCGCGAGCAGGTGAACTCGTCGGCCTGACGGGGAATCACCCGCAGGGAGAGCTCTTCGTTCGACAGGTCGGCACCGGGCAGCTCCAGCGACTCGGCCAGGTCGGTCTCATCGATGTCGATGCTGCCAGACGACTTGTCGGTGCGCCGCGCCTGAAGCTCCTGGAGGCTGTCCTCCCCCAGGTCGTCATCTGTCTTGCGCGGGCTGTCGTAGTCGGTAGCCATTGTGCTTGCTCCATCCCCCTCATCTATATGTCTTCGCGCTCGTCGCGCGTCTTCTAACGTCCGGGAGACCCGTCTTGTGCCCGTTCCGACGACGAGATTTCCCATCGGTACCCCGCGGGAACGGACAACGAACCTCCCAACACGTCAGGGCCTGCTGCCGACGGCAATGGTTAGCCAAATATGGCGAAACCCACAGCCTTGGCGCCATGCACCACCGTGTTCGACGGCACATCCAACCACATGTACGGCAAGAACGAGACGCCCCCCGTCCATCAACACGCGGATGAACGTTCCAGGAGCAACCGCGGTCAGCGCCTCGGCAGCCGAATCGTCACCACAAGTCCTCCGCCATCTCGCGGCACGGCGGCCACATTTCCGCCGTGAGCCTGTACGACCGCACGGACGATGGACAGCCCGAGACCCGCTCCCTTGGCCGAATCCACGCGGTCGGCGTTGAGCCGCCTGAAGGGCTCGAACAGGCTGTTCACCTCGTACGCCGGGACATGTTGCCCCGTGTTGGCCACCTGAACAACCAAGGCACCGTCCACCATTCCCGTCCGGATCCAGACTTTTCCATTTTCGGGAATGTTGTACTTGACCGCGTTCTCGATGAGGTTGCTGACGGAGCGCTCCAAGAGCACGGGATCGCCAACGGTAGGCACGCTGACCAGATCAGTCGTCACGGTGACGCCGTGTTCCTCGGCGAAGGGCGCGAGCTGTTCCACGGCCGTCTCGGCGACTTCCCGGACGTCGAGCGGTTTGCGCACGGCGAGTTCGCGTTCGCTCCTGGCGAGCAACAACAGCCCCTCGATGAGCTTCTCGTTACGCGCGTTGACTTCGAGGAGGGTACGGCCGAGCGCTTTGAGATCCTCCGACGCCTCGGGATCCGACAGGGCGATCTCCAGAACGGTCCGGTTAATCGTGAGGGGTGTTCGCAATTCGTGGGAGGCGTTGGCCACGAATCTGCGCTGGGTGTCGAAGGCGATGTTGAGCCTGGTGAGCATGGCGTCGAAGGTGTCGCCCAGCTCTTTCAGCTCGTCATTGGGCCCTTCCAGGGCGATGCGCTGGTGGGCCAGGGTGCTCTCGGACAGCTTGCGGGCCGTTGCCGTCATCTTCGCCACCGGCCGCATGGCGCGGTCGGCCACGAAGTATCCGATGATCAGCGACAGGATGCCCACGCCCATCAGCGCCATCAACGAGCTGCGCAACATGATGTCCTGCGCGTTCGTCACGGCTCTGTCCTGAGCCTCCTGCCAGACGACCTGAGCCTGCAGGTTGTTGATGTTCAGAGACGGCCAGGACCTGGCGATGGCCTGCCCGACGATCGAATAGACGGAGAAGAGGACCACCGCGGACGCCGCGAAGACTAGGGCGCTGTAGGTGAGCGTCAGGCGCCAGCGGATGCTCACCTTGCTGGGCAGCGCCTTCATACGCTCCATTGTCGTGCGCTGGGCAGGCGTGTGCTCCGGCGGCGGCGGGCCGTCCCAGGCGGGGGGGCCGCTGGGCGGGGGCGCCTCCTGCACGTGTGTCGCTTTCCGCGCCGAGTGCGGGCTGATCATCGGATGCGTCGGCCCCGCCTGCCGCTCAGGCCCTTCAGTCACAGCTTGTACCCAACCCCGGGCACAGTCTCGATCACCTGAGGCTCGCCCAGCTTCTTCCGCAGCGTCATCATGGTCACCCGGACCACGTTCGTGAACGGGTCAATATTCTCGTCCCATGCCTTGTCCAGCAGGTCCTCCTGGCTGACCACGGCGCCCTCGGCCCGCATCAGCTCTTCCAGGACCGCGAACTCCTTCTTGGTCAGCACGACCTCCCTGCCGTCGCGCTCCACCAGCCGCTTGCCCGGGTCGAGCCGGATCCCGGCCCGTTCCAGCACGGGCGGCAGGGCGGGCGCCGAGCGGCGGCCGAGCGCCCGCACCCTGGCCACCAGCTCGATGAACACGAACGGCTTGGCCAGGTAGTCGTCGGCGCCCAGGCCGAGACCCTCGACCTTGTCGTCCACGTCGCCCGACGCGGTCAGCATGAGGATGCGCGAGGCGGTCCGCTGCTCGACGAGCCGCCGGCACACCTCGTCGCCGTGCACCACCGGCAGGTCCCGGTCCAGCACGATCACGTCGTAGTCGATGTAGGAAGTCCGCTCGAGCGCGCCCCCGCCGTCGTAGGCCACGTCCACCGCCATGGCCTCGCGCCGCAGCCCGGTCGCGATAGCGTCGGCGAGCACCCGCTCATCCTCTACCACCAGCACTCGCACGCCTGGTACACCTCTCTCCGATTCTGGGCACTCATTCTGCCCACAGCCTCGATAAGCGCACGGTAAGGCATGTTCAGGCGTGGGTGACCACCAGGTGAGTCAGGACATACAGAAATTCATGTTTCGGGGGGCGATGGGGTGGGGTATGCCTGCGGGACACCCATCGCCTGGACATCGACCGGCAATGGGCGCGCATCGCCCGCACACGAGCGAACCCCTAGAGAGAAGGTGAGATGGGCGAGTTCACGACCACGATCGAACACCGCCTCGACCAGGCTTACAAGGGCCTCCGGGAGGCCCGCAGCGTAGGCGATGAATACCTCGCCGACACGCTCACCGCCGAGATCGAGGACCTGCGCCGACTGGCGGACGATCACGGCATCGCGTTGCCCCGCTAGCCCCAATGCCGGTTAGTTAACGCTTGAGGTGTGACGTCAAGGGTTCACGGAAAACTGGGACAGAAGAACGGAGATCCAGTAGAACGGGTGATCTTCCACAACCATCCGTAACAGACTGGATCTCCGTTGAGCCGACAGTCTGCCAGGTCTGTCCTGGCGTGCGCCATCAGCACGGTCACATCGACCACCCGGACCGCGGCGGGGGTGTTCGCGCCGGGTCATCTGGGCGAGCTGACCCAGCTCATTCCCTTTGAGATGGTCGATGAGGCGCTGGCGGAAACGGGTGCGGTCGAGCGGAGGTTGCGGGACCTGCCCTCGCGGGTGGTGGTGTATCTGCTGCTGGCGGCGGGGCTGTTCGCCGGGCTGGGATATCGGCAGGTATGGGCTCGGCTGGTGTCGGGCCTGGCCGACCCGGGCTCGCTGCCGTCGTCCTCGGCCTTGGCCCAGGCGCGACGCCGGGTCGGGGTAGCGCCGTTGAAGGCGCTGTTCGACCTGCTGGCGGGCCCGCCCGCGGGTGCGCTGCGGTGGCGGGGGCTGCTGGTTTGTGCGATAGACGGCACCACGATGTCGGTGCCCGACAGCCCGGCGAATCTGACCCGATACGGGCATCAAAGCGGTTCACATGGCGGGTCGGGCTATCCCCTCGTCCGGCTGCTGGCCGTGGTGGTCTGCGGCACTCGGACCCTGCTCGCGGTGACCTTCGGCCCGTTCAAGACCGGCGAGACCAGCTATGCGCCCGCCTTGTTCGGCTGCCTGCGGCGGGGAATGGTGCTGCTGGCCGACCGGAACTTCGCGGTCAAGGACCTCGTCACAGCGATCGCCGACACAGGAGCGGACCTGGTGATCCGCTGCAAGAACAACCGGGCCCTACCCCGGCTGGCCACCCTGACAGACGGGTCGTGGACCAGCGTGCTGGGCGGGGTGCCCATTCGCGTCATCGACGCCCACATCACCGTCACCCTGTCTGGCACCCACCGGCGGGCCATCCACTATCGGCTGATCACCACCCTGCTCGATCCGCACCGCTACCCGGCCCGGGACCTCGTCGTCCTCTACCACCAGCGCTGGGAAATCGAAACGATCTACCTCGAGCTGAAGGCGACCATTCTGGGCGGGCGGGTCCTGCGCGCCCGCACCCCGGCAGGCGTGGACCAGGAGATCTACGCCCTGCTCACCACCTACCAGGTCCTGCGGCTGGCGATGGCTGAGGCCACCGCCATCCATCCCGGCATCAGCGATGACCGGGCCAGCTTCACCATCGCCCTGCTGACCGCCCGCGATCAAGTGATCCACGCCGCCGGCATCCTCGCCGACACCACCATCGACCTGCTGGGACGTATCGGCCGCGCCCTCCTTGAAGATCCCCTGCCACAGCGCCGCGAACGCATCAGCCCACGCATCGTCAAACGCGCGATCTCCAAACACCGAGCCAAAGGACAAGTCGACCGCACCAACCACCGCGCGAGCACCACCATCGACGTCCTCACCGAACACCAGTTGACAGCAGCCCAAAGCCCTTAACTTCACGGCATTGCCGCTAGCCCACGCGAAACGGCCGGAGCCGCCCAGGGCTCCGGCCGTTTCCCCTGTTCAGCTCACGCGTCCCGCTCGGGATCCAGCGTCACCAGCAGGTCGTGCAGCTCCTCGAAGAGCCCGGGAGCGGCGCAGACCGCGAACTCGGGACTCACCGGCTTGCCGCGCAGCCCGGCCAGCCTCGCCCCGGACTCGGTGGCTATCAGGCCCGCCGCGGCGTAGTCCCATGGGTTGATGCCGCGTTCGTAGTACGCGTCCACCCGCCCCGCCGCCAGCGAGCACATGTCGATGGCGCACGAGCCGCCACGCCTGATGTCGCGCACCCGCGGGAGCACCGCCGCGACCACCTGGCCCTGCACGGCCCGCCTGGCCACCCCGTAGCCGAACCCGGTCGCGACCAGCGCCTGCGCCAGCGGCACCCCGGTGTTGCAGTGCAGCCGCCGCCCGCCGAGCCAGGCGCCCTCGCCGAGCGCCGCCGTGTAGACCTCGCCGCGCGTCGGGATGTTGACCACGCCGGCCACGACCCTGCCGCCGACCTCGACGGCGATCGAGACCGCCCATTCCGGCAGGCCGTACAGGAAGTTGACGGTGCCGTCGATGGGATCGACGATCCACCGGACGTCGGACTCGCCCGGTCCCTCGCCGCCCTCCTCGCCGAGGATGCGGTCGCCGGGCCTGGCGGCCTGGATGCGCTCGCGGATGAGTTCCTCGGACGCCGTGTCCAGGGCGGTGACCACGTCGGTGGGGCTGGACTTGGTCTCGATCTCCTCGGACATCGTGGGCCGTTTGGCGAGCAGCATGTCCCCCGCCTCGCGGGCGATGTCCTCGGCCAGCCGCAGGAAATCGCTCATCACGCCACCGAGTCCGGGCGCTTCCACTCCTGGCCGAGCACGTGCTGGCCCAGGAAGGCGAGCACGGTCTCGTACCAGGCGACGATGTTGCCGGGCTTCAGGATCCAGTGGTTCTCGTCGGGGAAGTACAGGAACTTCGACTCGACCTCGCTGCGCCGCAGGTCCCACCACAGGCGCAGCGCCTCACCGATCGGCACTCGGTAATCCTTGTCGCCGTGGATCACGAGCATCGGCGTGGTGATCTTGTCCAGGGCGGCGTGCGGGGACAGCAGGTCGTACCGCTCGGAGCCAGGGGCGCCGAACTCGCGCTGCCAGTACATCGGGGCGTCCGTGGTGCCGGCGAACTGGTCGAGGTTCCAGAGCGAGGCGTGGGTGACGATGGCCTTGTAGCGGTCGCTGTGGCCGGCGATCCAGTTGGCCATGTAGCCGCCGAAGGAGCCGCCCATGGCGGCGACGCGCTCGCTGTCGATGTCGTCCCTGGCCAGGGCCACGTCCACGATCGCGTCGAGGTCGGCCTGGGTGCGCGGGCCCCAGTTGCCCCAGCCGCGATCGATCATGTCCTGACCGTAACCGGTGGACAGGCACGGGTCCGGCATCAACACGGCGTAACCGTGCTCGGCCATGATCCAGGACTGCCAGCGCCACTGCCAGTCGTTCCAGGAGCCGAGGGGGCCGCCGTGGATGAACAGCACGAACGGCGCCGGGTCGGCGGCGGAGGCGCCTTCGGGCAGGGCGAGCCAGCCGCGGATCGTGGCGCCGTCGTCGGCGGTGGCGGAGATCTCGGTGAGCGTGCCGCGCACCTCGGGGCGCGGGGCGGGCGAGGGCAGGTCGGTGATCTCGCCGGTGGCCACGTCGATCCTGGCCGGGGCGGGGGCGAGGTTGACCGCGCTGCGCAGCGCGTACAGGAAGCGGCCGTCGGCGGAGGCGTTGAGCCCGATGTACGCGGCGTCGTCCCCGGTCAGCCTGGACACTTCTCCGTGCTCATGGTCGCGCCCACTTCGCTCCTCGTTGGCTCGTCCCTCGCTCTCTCGTCGCGA from Nonomuraea polychroma encodes the following:
- a CDS encoding inositol monophosphatase family protein; its protein translation is MSDFLRLAEDIAREAGDMLLAKRPTMSEEIETKSSPTDVVTALDTASEELIRERIQAARPGDRILGEEGGEGPGESDVRWIVDPIDGTVNFLYGLPEWAVSIAVEVGGRVVAGVVNIPTRGEVYTAALGEGAWLGGRRLHCNTGVPLAQALVATGFGYGVARRAVQGQVVAAVLPRVRDIRRGGSCAIDMCSLAAGRVDAYYERGINPWDYAAAGLIATESGARLAGLRGKPVSPEFAVCAAPGLFEELHDLLVTLDPERDA
- a CDS encoding IS4 family transposase, producing the protein MSRQSARSVLACAISTVTSTTRTAAGVFAPGHLGELTQLIPFEMVDEALAETGAVERRLRDLPSRVVVYLLLAAGLFAGLGYRQVWARLVSGLADPGSLPSSSALAQARRRVGVAPLKALFDLLAGPPAGALRWRGLLVCAIDGTTMSVPDSPANLTRYGHQSGSHGGSGYPLVRLLAVVVCGTRTLLAVTFGPFKTGETSYAPALFGCLRRGMVLLADRNFAVKDLVTAIADTGADLVIRCKNNRALPRLATLTDGSWTSVLGGVPIRVIDAHITVTLSGTHRRAIHYRLITTLLDPHRYPARDLVVLYHQRWEIETIYLELKATILGGRVLRARTPAGVDQEIYALLTTYQVLRLAMAEATAIHPGISDDRASFTIALLTARDQVIHAAGILADTTIDLLGRIGRALLEDPLPQRRERISPRIVKRAISKHRAKGQVDRTNHRASTTIDVLTEHQLTAAQSP
- a CDS encoding alpha/beta fold hydrolase, with the translated sequence MSAFTDIREYVAIPRVLSLRLSPDGSRLISTVQSLNPDGKSYGTALWAIPLDGEPYRLTRSAKGETAAVFTAAGDVLFTSARPDPTVKDSTDEVPALWLLPRAGGEARQVAARPGGIAAVRTAGDVVVFASDVLDGEEAAEEEKRRARKEAGISAILHEGSPVRYWDHDLGPGRTRLFAARLGDDRLEDVRDLTPDAGDALRDASFELTPDGTGVITTWRVYLPKGEMRTDLVVIDVATGERRTLLSDDAHDFTHPIAVSPDGARVACSRERHTGWDISATSELWIADLATGEGHAYAPGLFAGDLEWAPDSSAVYVAADHQGRRPIFRVPLADRRNSRRESEGRANEERSGRDHEHGEVSRLTGDDAAYIGLNASADGRFLYALRSAVNLAPAPARIDVATGEITDLPSPAPRPEVRGTLTEISATADDGATIRGWLALPEGASAADPAPFVLFIHGGPLGSWNDWQWRWQSWIMAEHGYAVLMPDPCLSTGYGQDMIDRGWGNWGPRTQADLDAIVDVALARDDIDSERVAAMGGSFGGYMANWIAGHSDRYKAIVTHASLWNLDQFAGTTDAPMYWQREFGAPGSERYDLLSPHAALDKITTPMLVIHGDKDYRVPIGEALRLWWDLRRSEVESKFLYFPDENHWILKPGNIVAWYETVLAFLGQHVLGQEWKRPDSVA
- a CDS encoding sensor histidine kinase; amino-acid sequence: MISPHSARKATHVQEAPPPSGPPAWDGPPPPEHTPAQRTTMERMKALPSKVSIRWRLTLTYSALVFAASAVVLFSVYSIVGQAIARSWPSLNINNLQAQVVWQEAQDRAVTNAQDIMLRSSLMALMGVGILSLIIGYFVADRAMRPVAKMTATARKLSESTLAHQRIALEGPNDELKELGDTFDAMLTRLNIAFDTQRRFVANASHELRTPLTINRTVLEIALSDPEASEDLKALGRTLLEVNARNEKLIEGLLLLARSERELAVRKPLDVREVAETAVEQLAPFAEEHGVTVTTDLVSVPTVGDPVLLERSVSNLIENAVKYNIPENGKVWIRTGMVDGALVVQVANTGQHVPAYEVNSLFEPFRRLNADRVDSAKGAGLGLSIVRAVVQAHGGNVAAVPRDGGGLVVTIRLPRR
- a CDS encoding response regulator transcription factor, whose amino-acid sequence is MRVLVVEDERVLADAIATGLRREAMAVDVAYDGGGALERTSYIDYDVIVLDRDLPVVHGDEVCRRLVEQRTASRILMLTASGDVDDKVEGLGLGADDYLAKPFVFIELVARVRALGRRSAPALPPVLERAGIRLDPGKRLVERDGREVVLTKKEFAVLEELMRAEGAVVSQEDLLDKAWDENIDPFTNVVRVTMMTLRKKLGEPQVIETVPGVGYKL
- a CDS encoding TetR/AcrR family transcriptional regulator, translated to MVTPTSTRSRRRGHDPESVLSIAVGVFNERGYDGTSMEDLARALGVTKSAIYYHVPGKEQLLARALDRALDGLFELATDERAATGPAIDRLEWVVRQSVRLLIDRLPYVTLLLRVRGNSPTEQAALERRQEFDVFVGGLVREAADEGGIRPDVDPALLTRLLFGTVNSIAEWYRTAPGASAEDLADALVKMAFGGLRR
- a CDS encoding DUF4193 domain-containing protein translates to MATDYDSPRKTDDDLGEDSLQELQARRTDKSSGSIDIDETDLAESLELPGADLSNEELSLRVIPRQADEFTCSRCFLVHHRSQLASEKNGQQVCRECAA